The following are encoded in a window of Anopheles stephensi strain Indian chromosome X, UCI_ANSTEP_V1.0, whole genome shotgun sequence genomic DNA:
- the LOC118515295 gene encoding endochitinase A-like: MSEPPKKGCLFALQQLPSAVLCSTGAIVRVFGPRTSSRPTPEPSFAPDAGSMDIATRPAGSVEQKRGSQPSTSATPAPAFVPAAGSMRVIPRPAGSSATSESSTALNAGSVDIATRPAGSMAQKRGSQPSTKAIRGMILVPASSVRVVPLATTSVTPKSSVASAAGSCVHDFARPAKTTVVHQGFRQPSPSMTPEPCVSSSPGSTFQEEQSSASSIHPSTVSINPSVAGSDRVEEK, encoded by the exons ATGTCGGAACCACCAAAGAAAGGGTGCCTTTTTGCACTGCAACAACTGCCTTCGGCTGTATTATGCTCCACAGGGGCAATTGTCCGTGTTTTTGGACCGCGAACGTCATCaagaccgacgccggaacCGTCTTTTGCCCCCGATGCTGGTTCCatggatatcgctacgcgaccggcaggatcggtggaacaaaagcgaggatcGCAGCCGTCCACTAGTGCGACGCCGGCACCGGCATTTGTTCCCGCTGCAGGTTCCATGCGTGTCATTCCGCGGCCGGCAGGATCGTCTGCGACGTCGGAATCTTCTACTGCTCTCAATGCTGGTTCCgtggatatcgctacgcgtCCGGCAGGATCGATGGCACAAAAGCGAGGATCGCAGCCCTCAACGAAAGCGATACGTGGGATGATTCTTGTGCCTGCTAGTTCCGTGCGTGTTGTTCCACTAGCGACCACAAGTGTGACGCCGAAATCGTctgttgcttcagctgctggtTCATGCGTGCATGACTTTGCGCGACCGGCAAAAACGACTGTCGTGCATCAAGGATTCCGTCAGCCGTCACCAAGCATGACACCGGAACCGTGTGTTTCATCATCACCGGGATCAACATTTCAAGAAGAGCAGTCGTCAGCAAGCAGCATTCATCCGTCCACGGTATCTATTAAT CCAAGTGTAGCTGGCTCGGAtcgggtggaagaaaaatag